GGTTCGCCTTTCTTACCACTTCCAGCTGCTCGCTATGCTGAGATGTTAGGTGAGAAAATTGATCAATATAATGCAAAAGTATTCTTAGTAAACACTGGCTGGTCTGGTGGAGAATATGGTGTAGGTAAGCGTATGGAATTAGCTTATACACGTGCTATGGTGCAAGCTGCCCTTGAGGGTGAATTAAATGCCGTTGAAATGGTTACTGATGACATTTTCGGCTTACGCATCCCAGCACATTGTCCTGGTGTTCCTGATGATGTTTTAATTCCAAAGAAAACTTGGGCTGATGAAGCGGCATATGAAGTTAAAGCAAAAGAGCTTGCTTCTAAGTTTAAGGAAAACTTTAAAAAGTTTACTAATGTTTCTGAAGAAATTAAAAAAGCTGGACCTCTTTCATAATAAGAGCGTGGACAAAACTAAAAAAGTTCTTTCAAAAAATGAACATAAAATCCCGAAAAAATAATAATAGATGTGGCGAAGTCAAAATGCAGAGACTCCTACGGGAAAGCCCGTGTCTGAAGATCCCTAAGAAAGCGTTGTTTGCTTTCTTAGGAAGCTGAGGCCGGGCCCGTGGAAAGCGATGGATTTAGACTGAGCGTTATTATATTTTCTTATTAGTAAAAGAATAACCGAACTCATTTAGATCGTAAATCTGAATGAGTTCGGTTATTTCTATTCTTATAAACTTTTTATCCCAGCCTCTTTATTTCGCAGTAGTAAAGTATTCTCTTCGGTCTTGGAATTGTTTTTCATTTCTGTTTAAGGAATTTTTCGGCACATATTCAATATTAGCTTTTATCCGAATTACTTCCTTGAGCTTTTGCTGTAATTGTGGCTTTTCATGGTCAGCTTCAACATAAATGACAAAATGATCGCGATGATCTTTTTCACTCACAACAGCTTGATAATAAGATACGTCATTTTCCATATTAAACACATCATCTAAATGTTTTTGATGAATGAACATACCTTTTACTTTAATCCCGTCAGCTACTCGTCCTAATACCCCTTTTAAGTAATCACCAGTCTTCCCAGTTTCCCAAGCAGATAAATCACCAGTTCCAAAACGAATTAATGGATAATTTTCATCAAGTACAGTAACAACAACTTCCCCTGGAGTACTATCAGTAATTATTTCCTCATTCGCAGGATTGCATATTTGGACGATAATGGATGATGAAACTTTTAACCCTATTTCACCAATCACTTCATATCCAATACAACCAGCGTCTGCTGTTCCATAACCTTGTGAAACTGCAATACCCATTGCTTCAAACTTTTCGCGAAGTGTATTAGGAAGAAACTCAGCAGTGAAAAAAGCTTTCTTCAAATTCAAGCCATTTCCGACTGTTATTCCTTTCTCCTTTGCTGCTTCTAAAATTGTCCATAGGTAGCTCGGAGTCCCTACGAAACCTGTGACAGAACAATCTTTCATTGCTTGAATTTGTAAATCAGTATTTCCCGTACCTGCTGGGATAACGGTTGCCCCAATTTCTCGCAATGCGTTGTCAAACATAAAACCTGCCGGTGTTAGATGATATGAAAACGTATTTTGCACGATGTCTTCTTTTGTAAATCCAGCAGCAAGTAATGCTTCACGAAAGCGCCAATGATCAGTATCACTCGTTTGAGGATCATAAATTGGCCCAGGAGACATAAAAATACGTGATACTTTATGGTTATCCTTAGTTAAACTTCCAAATGGCAACGCTTCGCCTTGTATAGATGGCAAGTCACTTTTTTTCAAAATTGGTAGTTTCATAAGGTCCATTTCATCTTTTATATCGTTTGGATGAACATTCGCTTCATCAAATCGCTTGCGCCATCCAGTAGATGTTTTGTAAACATTGGACAAAAAGTCTTTGAGATTGCTAGCTTGCACTACAACCACCGCTTTCTACGCTTATAAGACTTAATGTTCCGATAACTTTTCTTTCCGGCATCACCGACACCTAAATAAAACTCTCGAACGTCTTCATTTGATAGTAACGAGTCAACAGGTCCATCCATTACAATCTTCCCGTTTTCCATAATGTAGCCGTAGTCTGCGATCGATAGCGCAACATTTGCATTTTGTTCTACAACTAAAATTGTCGTTCCTTCTTCACGATTAATCCGTTTAATGATCGCAAAAATCTCCTTAACTAGTAATGGCGCCAACCCTAATGAAGGTTCGTCTAACAAGAGCACTTTTGGCTTTGCCATCATGCCACGACCTATCGCTAACATTTGTTGTTCACCACCAGATAAATAACCTGCAGTGCGATTTTTCAACATTTCAAGCTTAGGGAAGTAATGGTACACCTTGGCAATATCACCTTTAATATTCTTCCGATCTTTTCTCGTGTGAGCACCAGCAACTAAGTTTTCTTCAACGGTTAAATGCTCAAAAACACGACGACCTTCCATACATTGAAAAATTCCATCTTTCACAATTGTTTCTGCATCTGAGTTACTTATTTTTTCGCCATCAAATTCTATATACCCATCTGTTACTTGTCCATTCTCACTTTTTAATAATCCTGAAATTGCTTTTAATGTAGTCGTTTTTCCTGCCCCGTTACTTCCTAGTAAAGCAACTATTTTTCCTTTTGGAACTTCCATTGACATTCCTTTTAATACTAGAATGACTTTGTCATACATTACTTCAACATTATTTAGCTTTAGCATGTCTACTCACCTATCCTTTTAGAGTAAGAAAAGGAGAAACGCTTGCTTCTCCTTTTCATCCAGAAGTTTAGTAACCGATGTATTCTGTGAATACTTCAAATTTACCGTTTTCTACTTTTGCTAAACGAATTTCGTTCGTACCAGCATGACTTTCAGAAGAAAACGTGATGTTTGCACCTAGTCCACCTAAATCTAAGTTATTTAGTTTTTCTAAACCAGCGCGGATACCTTCTCCTGTGTAATCTCCGTCAGCTAGCTTAATACCTTCAACCATAATCTTTGCTGCAACCCAACCTTGGACAAACTTTTGACTTTTATCTTCAAGCTTTTCACCTTTTGATTCTAAATATTCTTTAATTTCAGCCATACCAGGTAAATCTTCATACGGGAAAGCATGAGTTACTACTCCGATAAACCCTTCAGCAGCATCTCCTGCGATTGGAAGTAGTCCTTCACCAGTAGCCCAGTTTAAACCGATAAATTGTGTTGTAAGTCCTAACTTTTTAGCGTCTTTTAAAATCGTTGCAGTTGCTCCCCACGTTTGGTTAATAATTGCGTAATCTGGAGACTTCTTTTTCATATTTAGTAATTGAGAAGTAGCTTCTAATGCTTTTAAATCAACAACTTGTTCATCAACAATTTCAACACCGATTTCTTTTGCGAAAGCTTTTGCATCTGCAATAGGTGATTTTCCGAATGCAGTGTCATTGTATATTAATGCAACTTTCGGTGTTCCACCTTTATGATTATCTTTAATCCATTGTAAAACAGAGCGCGCTTGATCTGAGTATGAAGCAGCACTCAAGAAGTTGTAAGGGCTTTCATTTAAGTCCTTTAAATTTTCAGAGTAAGAAGCTGAAATGAATGGAATTTTATCAACTGCAATTTGTTGACGAAGTGCTTCTGTATCACCAGTACCCCATCCTAAAATTGCCGATACTTTATCTTTTGACTTATATTTTTGGTAAAGTTGCTGTGCCTCAGGAATACTATAAGCATAATCTTGACCAATTAGCTCAATTTGCTTTCCATCAATACCACCTTTACTATTTAAATACTCAATATAAGCTTTTTCCCCTTCAGCGTATGGCGTACCTACATCTCCAGTTGGCCCTGTAATATCATAAAGTCCACCGATTTTGATTGTGTCGCCACTACTGCTAGAACATGCTGTGAAAATTCCTAACATCATCATTACAGAAACGAAAAGCATGATTATCTTTTTCACATTAAATCCCCCTGAAATTTTATTTATTATTTTCAAATAATTGTAAACAACGTCAATAGGAGAATGGCCAAAGCTTGAAATAGTCTTTAATGTTTTTCCACATCTTCGCTATTCCTTCTGGCTCATAAATTAAAAACAGTATAATGACAGCCCCGAAAATTACTTCTTTAAATGCGGAGAACAGTCCGTATAGTTCAGGAAAAATGACACTTAAACCTTCTACTATAGTACGTAACAAAACTGGCAATAAAGTGATAAAAATCGCTCCGTATATGGACCCGAAGACACTCCCTAATCCACCAACTAAAATCATTGCTAAAAATTCTACAGAAATAAAAATACTATATAATTCTGGACTAACAATCATCGTATAGTGACCAAGTAGCGCACCAGCAATTCCAACAAAGAAAGAACTAACTGTAAAGGCAATTAATTTATACTTAAATAAATTAATACCCATTACTTCAGCAGCAATATCACGATCTCGGACCGCAATAAATGCCCGGCCAACACGAGAACGGAATAAGTTTAATGAAAAGATTGTAGTAAATACTAAAATGATTAACATTAAGTAATAGAAACTTGTTTCTGAATATAGTGTATAGCCAAAAATAGATGGGCGAGATAAAACCATCCCAGCTGTTCCACCAGTTAAAGAGTCCCAGCGGCTAATAACAAATAAAATGATTACTTGCGCTGCTAATGTTGCAATTGCTAAATATAAACCTTTTAACCGGAGAGATGGAATGCCAAATAATGCTCCAATGATTGCTGTAATAATCCCAGCCATTGGCATTGCTACCCAAAAGCTTAACCCCATTTTCATCGTTAATATCGCTGATGCATAACCTCCTACACCTAAAAAGGCACCGACACCAATGGAGATTTGACCAGTAAATCCAGTCAGAATATTTAAGCCAATTGCTCCAATTGCGGCAATTCCACAAAGAATTGCAATACTAACTACGTAATCTGAAAATAGTAGCGGAAAAATGAAGAAAAATGCTACCATTGCTAATACTCTCATGCGAACTCTAGGAATCTTGTAAAGTGCCATGTCTTGTTTGTAATTGACACGAAATTCCCCGCAGTCCATTACGAATGGATTTTTCAAGTCATCACACCCTCTCTATTTCTTTTTTGCCGAATAATCCATAAGGCTTTATCATTAAGATGAAAACTAACACGACAAATGGCATAACTTCTTTTAATCCACCACCAACTAATGGGTCTAAATATCCTCCAGTCATACTTTCAATAACACCGATAATAACTCCACCAATAATTGCTCCTGGAATACTATCGAGTCCCCCTAAAATAGCAACTGGTAATACTTTAAGTCCAATTAGTGATAAAGAGGAGTTTACTCCGTTAATATTTCCTAGTAAAACACCTCCAACTGCAGACACGATTGCTGCAATTGCCCAAGAAACCGCAAATATCGTTTTTACACTAATTCCCATTGATTGTGCCGCTTGTTGATCATCAGCTGTAGCACGCATCGCAATACCTAGTCTTGAATATTTAAAAAACAATGTGAAAATAATTAATAGCGCAATTACGATGACCATTGACCATAAATAAACTGGTGCTATTTGTACAGTACCAAACTTTACAACTTCTTCTGGGAATATTTGTGGATAAACTCTCGTTTCATGCCCCCAAAAAATATGAACAAATCCAGCTAATACACTAGAAAGACCAATCGTTGCCATGATCATAGATATGACCGGTTCACCAATAAACGGTCTGAGGACAAATCGTTCAACTGCAAATCCTAATAACATACTAAAAATTAATGTAAGAATTAAAGCTGCAAAGAACGGAACATTATATGAAGCTACTAATGTTAAACAGACGTACGTCCCGATTAATAGAAATTCTCCTTGCGCAAAGTTTATAGCATCACTAGATTTATAGATTAGAACAAACCCTAGTGCGACAAGTGCATAAATGCTTCCTATAAAAATTCCCGTTACAAGCATTTGAAGAAAGAATGTCATTATGCAACCCCCTCATCTAAGTACATGACTCTCAATGTTGTTTCAATATCTTGTTCTTTCCCATCTCGATATTTAATTTTTCCTGTTACTTTTATCCATTCATCCTCTAAATACATCCCGTTAATTAGACTTTCGTATTTGTTATAGACGAATGCTCTTCTTACTTTCTTCGTTCTCGTTAACTCTTCGTCATCTGCATCAAGCTCTTTATATAGAAGGACGAACTTTTTAATTCTCGCTTTCTCTGGTAATTCTTGATTAATTCTGTTTATTTCCTCTTGAATTAATTCAAGCACTTCCTTTTTTGAAGAAAGGTCTGTGTACGTTGTGTAAACGATTTGATTTTTTTCTGCCCAACGACCGACATTTGCCATATCAATGTTAATCATTGCTACGACATACGGTCTGTCACGGCCAATTGCAACAGCTTCTTGAATATAAGGGGAAAACTTAACCTTGTTTTCAATGAATTGTGGTGAGAACATTTCTCCAGTCTCTAAACGAATAACATCTTTCACACGATCGATAACATATAGATGTCCATCATCATCTAAATACCCTGCATCACCAGTGTGTAACCAACCGTCTTCAATCGTTTCTTTCGTCGCTTTTTCATTGTTATAATAGCCGACACAGACACTCGAGCTTTTAATTAAAATTTCTCCTTCTTCAGAGATTTTAAGTTCTGTACCAGGTATTGGTACGCCAACACTATCAAACTTAATATCTCCATCTCTATGTACGATGGATATTCCAGACACTTCTGTTTGCCCATAAATTTGCTTTATGTTTACGCCTAAACTATGGAAGAAGCGGAATACATCTGGACCTAGTGCTGCCCCACCAGTATAGGCTCGTTTCATACGCAAAAGTCCTAAATGATCACGGATTGCACTAAATACTAAGTAATCAGCAATTTTATAAAGAAACTTTGTTTTAAATGTTAATGGAGTATTATGAATGGATGCTTCTGCAACTTGATCCCCGACAGGCTTAAATAAGTTGTACAATTTTCGCTTAAGCCAGCTAGCATCTTGAATTCTTACTTGGAATTTCGAAATCATATCTTCGTATATTCTAGGTGGAGAAAACATAATATGTGGACCAATTTCTCTGAGGTTCTC
Above is a window of Lottiidibacillus patelloidae DNA encoding:
- a CDS encoding phenylacetate--CoA ligase family protein, yielding MQASNLKDFLSNVYKTSTGWRKRFDEANVHPNDIKDEMDLMKLPILKKSDLPSIQGEALPFGSLTKDNHKVSRIFMSPGPIYDPQTSDTDHWRFREALLAAGFTKEDIVQNTFSYHLTPAGFMFDNALREIGATVIPAGTGNTDLQIQAMKDCSVTGFVGTPSYLWTILEAAKEKGITVGNGLNLKKAFFTAEFLPNTLREKFEAMGIAVSQGYGTADAGCIGYEVIGEIGLKVSSSIIVQICNPANEEIITDSTPGEVVVTVLDENYPLIRFGTGDLSAWETGKTGDYLKGVLGRVADGIKVKGMFIHQKHLDDVFNMENDVSYYQAVVSEKDHRDHFVIYVEADHEKPQLQQKLKEVIRIKANIEYVPKNSLNRNEKQFQDRREYFTTAK
- a CDS encoding ABC transporter ATP-binding protein; this encodes MLKLNNVEVMYDKVILVLKGMSMEVPKGKIVALLGSNGAGKTTTLKAISGLLKSENGQVTDGYIEFDGEKISNSDAETIVKDGIFQCMEGRRVFEHLTVEENLVAGAHTRKDRKNIKGDIAKVYHYFPKLEMLKNRTAGYLSGGEQQMLAIGRGMMAKPKVLLLDEPSLGLAPLLVKEIFAIIKRINREEGTTILVVEQNANVALSIADYGYIMENGKIVMDGPVDSLLSNEDVREFYLGVGDAGKKSYRNIKSYKRRKRWL
- a CDS encoding ABC transporter substrate-binding protein, which gives rise to MMMLGIFTACSSSSGDTIKIGGLYDITGPTGDVGTPYAEGEKAYIEYLNSKGGIDGKQIELIGQDYAYSIPEAQQLYQKYKSKDKVSAILGWGTGDTEALRQQIAVDKIPFISASYSENLKDLNESPYNFLSAASYSDQARSVLQWIKDNHKGGTPKVALIYNDTAFGKSPIADAKAFAKEIGVEIVDEQVVDLKALEATSQLLNMKKKSPDYAIINQTWGATATILKDAKKLGLTTQFIGLNWATGEGLLPIAGDAAEGFIGVVTHAFPYEDLPGMAEIKEYLESKGEKLEDKSQKFVQGWVAAKIMVEGIKLADGDYTGEGIRAGLEKLNNLDLGGLGANITFSSESHAGTNEIRLAKVENGKFEVFTEYIGY
- a CDS encoding branched-chain amino acid ABC transporter permease; protein product: MKNPFVMDCGEFRVNYKQDMALYKIPRVRMRVLAMVAFFFIFPLLFSDYVVSIAILCGIAAIGAIGLNILTGFTGQISIGVGAFLGVGGYASAILTMKMGLSFWVAMPMAGIITAIIGALFGIPSLRLKGLYLAIATLAAQVIILFVISRWDSLTGGTAGMVLSRPSIFGYTLYSETSFYYLMLIILVFTTIFSLNLFRSRVGRAFIAVRDRDIAAEVMGINLFKYKLIAFTVSSFFVGIAGALLGHYTMIVSPELYSIFISVEFLAMILVGGLGSVFGSIYGAIFITLLPVLLRTIVEGLSVIFPELYGLFSAFKEVIFGAVIILFLIYEPEGIAKMWKNIKDYFKLWPFSY
- a CDS encoding branched-chain amino acid ABC transporter permease — translated: MTFFLQMLVTGIFIGSIYALVALGFVLIYKSSDAINFAQGEFLLIGTYVCLTLVASYNVPFFAALILTLIFSMLLGFAVERFVLRPFIGEPVISMIMATIGLSSVLAGFVHIFWGHETRVYPQIFPEEVVKFGTVQIAPVYLWSMVIVIALLIIFTLFFKYSRLGIAMRATADDQQAAQSMGISVKTIFAVSWAIAAIVSAVGGVLLGNINGVNSSLSLIGLKVLPVAILGGLDSIPGAIIGGVIIGVIESMTGGYLDPLVGGGLKEVMPFVVLVFILMIKPYGLFGKKEIERV
- a CDS encoding AMP-binding protein, whose translation is MPKLTIPQMLAENKETMAKKTALREKDYGIWNEFSWVDYFDNVKSLALGLASLGFKRDDKLAIIGDNRPEWIFSELAAQSLGGISVGIYQESLPNEIAYVLNDCHAQVVVVEDQEQVDKLLEVEDEITHVKAIIYYDERGMRNYNHPKLYTFKQVQKFGIEFEKENKNYYENELKLGKYEDIAILSYTSGTTGNPKGTMLSYENLLEMGKSLSEIDPLHADDEYLSFLPLAWIGEQMMALSMAMTNGITVNFPEEPTTVLENLREIGPHIMFSPPRIYEDMISKFQVRIQDASWLKRKLYNLFKPVGDQVAEASIHNTPLTFKTKFLYKIADYLVFSAIRDHLGLLRMKRAYTGGAALGPDVFRFFHSLGVNIKQIYGQTEVSGISIVHRDGDIKFDSVGVPIPGTELKISEEGEILIKSSSVCVGYYNNEKATKETIEDGWLHTGDAGYLDDDGHLYVIDRVKDVIRLETGEMFSPQFIENKVKFSPYIQEAVAIGRDRPYVVAMINIDMANVGRWAEKNQIVYTTYTDLSSKKEVLELIQEEINRINQELPEKARIKKFVLLYKELDADDEELTRTKKVRRAFVYNKYESLINGMYLEDEWIKVTGKIKYRDGKEQDIETTLRVMYLDEGVA